In Papaver somniferum cultivar HN1 unplaced genomic scaffold, ASM357369v1 unplaced-scaffold_80, whole genome shotgun sequence, the following proteins share a genomic window:
- the LOC113344843 gene encoding uncharacterized protein LOC113344843, giving the protein MKGSKDLALTFADKCKNIMASNWRGYLNTVKADAAGSKEDIHTSRIMYFLKRGIPYLCVPQDDLHNLNVVIDERGSMAVANPYPGPLANVLKSIGKLPTRVALTGDVLSLEEEKMRHVTESLRETIELEKKVISAASYAVKEIFNSSRISSVSRTDNLRDVLSAGENGFVVYKFDIRSCSYIDSTGTDHEVDLEELELSKTDPLSMFAEKLIDGINQNRARRSALMLFCFEYLEINAADAYMISADSKGFDVLAKIPSNTTEDDLDVYTWRECRIDFKEEACDIGTFCRLLVEMEAEALQNLRSGLQAS; this is encoded by the exons ATGAAGGGTTCTAAGGATCTAGCATTAACATTTGCTGACAAGTGCAAG aATATAATGGCTTCAAATTGGCGAGGTTATCTAAACACTGTAAAAGCAGATGCAGCAGGAAG TAAAGAAGATATTCATACATCAAGGATTATGTATTTTCTCAAGAGAGGAATACCTTACCTATGTGTACCACAAGATGACTTGCATAATCTG AATGTTGTTATTGACGAACGCGGTTCTATGGCGGTGGCTAATCCGTATCCTGGTCCACTTGCAAATGTGCTAAAGTCTATAGGCAAG TTACCTACCAGGGTTGCTTTGACTGGTGATGTTCTGTCTCTTGAAGAAGAAAAG ATGCGGCATGTTACTGAGAGTTTAAGAGAAACCATTGAGTTAGAAAAGAAGGTAATTAGTGCAGCTAGTTATGCAGTTAAGGAAATATTCAATTCTTCGCGTATCAGCTCTGTGTCACGAACCGATAATCTTCGAGATGTGTTGAGTGCAGGCGAAAATGGTTTTGTGGTTTATAAGTTCGATATTAG ATCATGCAGCTATATTGACAGCACTGGAACCGACCATGAAGTTGATTTGGAAGAGCTGGAACTTAGTAAGACAGATCCATTGT CAATGTTTGCTGAAAAGCTAATAGATGGGATCAATCAAAATCGAGCAAGACGTAGTGCATTGATGCTCTTCTGTTTTGAATACTTGGAAATCAATGCAGCA GATGCATACATGATATCTGCGGATTCAAAGGGATTTGATGTGCTTGCTAAGATTCCTAGTAACACAACTGAAGATGATCTCGATGTATACACTTGGAGGGAGTGCAGAATTGATTTCAAGGAAGAAGCATGTGACATTGGAACATTCTGCCGCCTACTAGTTGAAATGGAAGCAGAGGCACTTCAAAACTTGCGTTCAGGGTTGCAGGCTTCCTAA